One Deinococcus sp. YIM 134068 genomic region harbors:
- a CDS encoding class I SAM-dependent methyltransferase, with protein MPSGPEETNLRVILGAGEQRWDGWIPTQREDLDLLDRSTWVAWFGERRADALLCEHVWEHLTEDEGRAAARLCFEFLNPGGFLRCAVPDANFPAPEYQRTVQVGGPGPADHPAADHKIVYDARRFVDVFQSAGFEVELLEYCDEDGRFHSHQWDVRSGPVYRSLLLDHRNRGGGLGFVSLIVDARKPI; from the coding sequence GTGCCCTCTGGACCCGAAGAAACGAACCTCCGCGTCATCCTCGGCGCGGGCGAGCAGCGGTGGGACGGCTGGATTCCCACCCAGCGGGAGGACCTCGACCTCCTCGACCGCTCGACGTGGGTGGCATGGTTCGGGGAGCGCCGGGCCGACGCCCTGCTATGCGAACACGTCTGGGAACATCTGACCGAGGACGAGGGCCGCGCCGCCGCCCGGCTGTGCTTCGAGTTCCTGAACCCCGGTGGCTTCCTGCGCTGCGCCGTCCCTGACGCCAACTTCCCCGCCCCGGAGTATCAGCGCACGGTGCAGGTCGGAGGCCCCGGCCCCGCCGATCACCCCGCCGCCGATCACAAAATCGTGTACGACGCCCGCCGTTTCGTGGACGTGTTTCAGAGCGCAGGCTTCGAGGTCGAACTGCTCGAATACTGCGACGAGGACGGACGGTTCCACTCTCACCAATGGGACGTGAGGAGCGGTCCGGTCTACCGCTCTCTGCTCTTGGACCACCGCAACCGGGGAGGCGGGCTCGGCTTCGTCTCGCTCATCGTGGACGCGAGGAAGCCAATTTGA
- a CDS encoding NADH-quinone oxidoreductase subunit 15 has product MAHATDGQLYAQWVELLGWLEAEAAARGLAFQKVADFPDYIYRMERPYDLPTTVMSVALTTGGQPLLVAAASPRHVDLKGVSLRLMGGSKHWHLHAGQRGLLEGKRPFTRERLGLLLDGALKGVA; this is encoded by the coding sequence ATGGCACACGCAACGGACGGGCAACTGTACGCGCAGTGGGTGGAACTGCTGGGCTGGCTGGAGGCGGAGGCCGCCGCACGCGGGCTGGCCTTCCAGAAGGTCGCCGACTTCCCCGACTACATCTACCGCATGGAGCGCCCCTACGACCTGCCCACCACGGTCATGAGCGTGGCGCTGACGACGGGCGGGCAACCTCTCCTCGTCGCGGCGGCCAGTCCCCGACACGTGGACCTCAAGGGCGTCAGTCTGCGGCTGATGGGCGGGAGCAAACACTGGCACCTCCACGCCGGGCAGCGCGGGCTGCTGGAGGGCAAGCGCCCCTTCACCCGCGAGCGGCTGGGGCTGTTGCTGGACGGGGCGTTGAAGGGCGTGGCGTAG
- a CDS encoding AAA family ATPase, with the protein MRRILVIGTTGSGKTTLARAIAARLGVPHGEQDAWNHLPNWQEAPLEQFRAGVDAFTAQPAWVMDGNYSKARDLGLSRADTLVWLDYPAPVVFWRLLRRTLRRGLTREELWNGNRERLGVNLLTRDGILAWFFRTHWRRRRETPQLLAVFPHLHVVRLRSPREADRWLASLSPEGGVARPPHPA; encoded by the coding sequence ATGCGGCGCATTCTCGTGATTGGAACGACGGGCAGCGGCAAGACGACCCTCGCGCGGGCCATCGCCGCCCGGCTGGGTGTGCCGCACGGCGAGCAGGACGCGTGGAACCACCTCCCGAACTGGCAGGAGGCCCCGCTCGAACAGTTCCGCGCCGGGGTGGACGCCTTCACCGCCCAGCCCGCGTGGGTGATGGACGGCAACTACAGCAAGGCCCGCGACCTGGGCTTATCACGGGCCGATACGCTCGTCTGGCTGGACTACCCCGCCCCGGTCGTCTTTTGGCGACTCCTGCGAAGGACACTGAGGCGCGGCCTGACGCGCGAGGAACTGTGGAACGGCAACCGCGAGCGGCTGGGGGTGAACCTCCTGACGCGGGACGGGATTCTGGCGTGGTTCTTCCGCACCCACTGGCGGCGGAGGCGGGAGACCCCGCAACTCCTCGCCGTGTTCCCCCACCTCCACGTCGTCCGGCTGCGTTCCCCCCGCGAGGCCGACCGCTGGCTCGCCTCCCTCAGCCCTGAAGGAGGAGTCGCCCGCCCGCCGCATCCAGCGTGA
- a CDS encoding alpha-amylase family glycosyl hydrolase encodes MNTNWTQEAQHDHTPGYTERLGAGLGETVRVRVRVTLPVTGVKLKLVRVGEIELIPAREVSAEMGGLEGEGRWFEAELPVHEARVRYAWLLLFPDDHLNLTRLGLHHSRRGFRNWFQYLAGHISPEWAWRSVFYQVFPDRFRNGDPANDVRTGEYAYMGRPVEHVEWGTPLTRSGDVHAHYGGDLQGVTQALPYLTDLGVNALWLTPIFVSPSNHRYDITDYRRVDPHLGGDEAWEELAAAADRVGVRIVLDGVFNHMGNENALFQAALENEDAPERALFTWRDEPGKPPYHAFFDVPTLPKIDYRNEFAVGEFFSGEESVVRHWLRRGAAGWRLDVAHMIGVGGTDEDNLPLHRALKEAAREVRPDAYVFGERFYDPEHALNGQGEDGAMNYHGFGLPVMQWMSGETHMREPSRMDGHELADILWDAYHALPPQVALSMFNLLESHDIARALFRVGDDRTRFLAAFTLLMGYAGVPCTYYGTEIGLSQHTPGNMPWCRETMPWDERQWDTELRARVKALIHLRRATHVLHEGNLRLIHAEADALAFLREYTHADGRTERAAVIASRRGEAHPVTLTLPAGEWRDGLSAETLAGGEITLDAAGGRLLLQG; translated from the coding sequence ATGAACACGAACTGGACGCAGGAGGCACAACACGACCACACGCCGGGCTACACCGAGCGGCTGGGCGCGGGGCTGGGCGAGACGGTGCGCGTGCGGGTGCGCGTGACGCTGCCCGTGACGGGGGTGAAGCTCAAGCTCGTGCGCGTGGGCGAGATCGAGCTGATCCCGGCGCGGGAGGTCAGTGCTGAGATGGGGGGCCTGGAGGGGGAAGGCCGCTGGTTCGAGGCCGAGTTGCCCGTCCACGAGGCGCGGGTGCGGTATGCGTGGCTCCTCCTCTTCCCGGACGATCACCTCAACCTCACAAGGCTGGGGCTGCACCACTCGCGGCGGGGCTTTCGCAACTGGTTCCAATATCTCGCGGGGCACATCTCTCCCGAGTGGGCGTGGCGCAGCGTCTTCTATCAGGTCTTCCCCGACCGCTTCCGCAACGGCGACCCGGCGAACGACGTGCGGACGGGCGAATACGCGTACATGGGCCGCCCGGTCGAGCATGTGGAGTGGGGCACGCCGCTCACGCGGTCGGGCGACGTTCACGCCCATTACGGCGGCGACCTTCAGGGGGTGACGCAGGCGCTGCCATACCTCACCGACCTCGGGGTGAACGCGCTGTGGCTCACACCGATCTTCGTCAGCCCGTCGAACCACCGCTACGACATCACCGATTACCGCCGGGTGGACCCGCACCTGGGAGGGGACGAGGCGTGGGAGGAGCTGGCGGCGGCGGCGGATAGGGTGGGCGTCCGCATCGTGCTCGACGGCGTGTTCAACCACATGGGGAACGAGAACGCGCTGTTTCAGGCGGCGCTGGAGAACGAGGACGCCCCCGAGCGTGCCCTCTTCACCTGGCGGGACGAGCCGGGCAAGCCGCCGTACCACGCCTTTTTCGACGTGCCGACGCTGCCGAAGATCGACTACCGCAACGAGTTCGCGGTGGGCGAGTTCTTCAGCGGCGAGGAGAGCGTGGTGCGCCACTGGCTGCGGCGCGGCGCGGCGGGCTGGCGGCTGGACGTGGCGCACATGATCGGCGTGGGCGGCACCGACGAGGACAACCTGCCACTCCACCGGGCGCTGAAGGAGGCGGCCCGCGAGGTGAGGCCCGACGCCTACGTCTTCGGCGAACGCTTCTACGACCCCGAACACGCGCTGAACGGGCAGGGCGAGGACGGTGCGATGAACTACCACGGCTTCGGCCTGCCCGTCATGCAGTGGATGAGCGGTGAAACGCACATGCGCGAGCCGAGCCGGATGGACGGGCACGAACTCGCGGACATCCTCTGGGACGCCTACCACGCGCTGCCGCCGCAGGTCGCCTTGAGCATGTTCAACCTGCTCGAATCGCATGACATCGCGCGGGCGCTGTTCCGGGTCGGGGATGACCGGACGCGCTTCCTCGCCGCCTTCACGCTGCTGATGGGCTACGCGGGCGTGCCCTGCACCTACTACGGCACGGAGATCGGCCTCAGCCAGCACACGCCGGGCAACATGCCGTGGTGCCGCGAGACGATGCCGTGGGACGAGCGACAGTGGGACACGGAGCTGCGGGCGCGGGTCAAGGCGCTCATCCACCTCCGCCGGGCGACGCACGTTCTCCACGAGGGCAACCTCCGCCTCATCCACGCGGAGGCCGACGCCCTCGCCTTCCTACGCGAGTACACGCACGCCGACGGACGCACCGAGCGGGCCGCCGTGATCGCCAGTCGGCGTGGGGAGGCGCACCCGGTCACGTTGACCCTCCCGGCGGGCGAGTGGCGCGATGGGCTGAGCGCCGAGACTCTAGCGGGCGGCGAGATCACGCTGGATGCGGCGGGCGGGCGACTCCTCCTTCAGGGCTGA
- a CDS encoding GntR family transcriptional regulator, whose amino-acid sequence MPARMEGGVASLFQPIASARVVDAVRERLRSAILSGDLTPGSRLSVPGLARQLGVSRSPVREAVLLLVGEGLAVEHSRRGVEVARLDVPGLLELYSLRAAVEGLAACLAAERMGGPDLAALRGVLDAQGAAAVADTRSFRELDARFHQIIVQTCGNARLARHAELLAREMRLAGPLLLNDARHLRRSHEEHREVEHALRQRDGPGAEAAMRAHLTRVAGAVRAHHT is encoded by the coding sequence GTGCCTGCCCGGATGGAAGGAGGTGTCGCCAGCCTGTTTCAACCCATCGCCAGCGCGCGGGTCGTGGACGCGGTGCGGGAGCGGTTGCGCTCGGCCATCCTCTCCGGGGACCTCACGCCGGGAAGTCGGCTGAGCGTGCCCGGACTCGCGCGGCAACTGGGGGTGAGCCGCTCGCCCGTGCGGGAGGCGGTGCTGCTCCTCGTGGGGGAGGGGCTGGCGGTGGAGCACTCGCGGCGGGGGGTGGAGGTCGCGCGGCTGGACGTGCCGGGCCTGCTGGAGCTGTACAGCCTGCGCGCGGCGGTGGAGGGGCTGGCGGCCTGTCTCGCGGCGGAGCGCATGGGCGGCCCCGACCTCGCGGCCCTGCGGGGAGTGCTGGACGCCCAGGGCGCGGCGGCGGTGGCGGATACCCGCAGCTTCCGGGAGCTGGACGCCCGCTTCCACCAGATCATCGTGCAGACGTGCGGCAACGCGCGACTGGCCCGCCACGCCGAACTCCTCGCCCGCGAGATGCGGCTCGCTGGGCCGCTGTTGCTGAACGACGCCCGACACCTGCGCCGCAGCCACGAGGAACACCGCGAGGTCGAACACGCCCTGCGGCAACGGGACGGCCCCGGTGCCGAGGCGGCCATGCGGGCGCACCTGACCCGTGTGGCGGGAGCGGTGCGGGCGCATCACACGTAA